Proteins found in one Fulvitalea axinellae genomic segment:
- a CDS encoding phage tail protein: MAESERPYPITSFFFTVSIDGINGTSDGMFQQLSGIEWERDGKLEVREGGLNGYKHSLPMPVTHPDLELKRGVLPDDSALTQWCTETLSADFGTPIEPKTITVQLTDGQGNVLRGWTFYNAYPHKMGYSSLDAMRSEYLVENLVFAYDYCEAL, translated from the coding sequence ATGGCGGAATCGGAAAGACCATATCCAATTACCTCGTTTTTCTTTACTGTAAGCATTGACGGAATCAACGGTACCTCAGACGGGATGTTTCAGCAATTAAGCGGAATTGAATGGGAGCGGGATGGCAAACTGGAAGTCCGCGAAGGAGGGCTGAATGGATACAAACATTCGTTGCCTATGCCAGTGACGCATCCTGATCTGGAATTGAAAAGAGGCGTGTTGCCAGATGACTCGGCTTTGACCCAATGGTGTACGGAAACTTTGAGCGCCGATTTCGGAACACCAATCGAGCCGAAAACAATCACGGTCCAGCTTACTGACGGACAAGGCAACGTGCTGAGAGGTTGGACATTTTATAACGCTTACCCACATAAAATGGGTTATAGCTCATTGGATGCGATGAGATCGGAGTATTTAGTCGAAAATTTAGTGTTCGCTTACGATTATTGCGAAGCGCTGTGA
- a CDS encoding phage tail protein, whose protein sequence is MSDTGDSQSSNEWALQTFNFKMECDALSEAVGFTKISGLEASRETVEMRTGDDPTGTTQVMPGRPKGATITCERPFRPDKKELLEWWNGAKANTIARQMITISMLDEAGNPVDIGVFRLAEAFPTSWKPSDLDAMGSGAAMETLTIQCQQVLLPGDTSGGE, encoded by the coding sequence ATGTCCGATACTGGTGATTCGCAAAGTTCGAATGAATGGGCACTCCAGACCTTTAATTTTAAGATGGAGTGCGACGCACTGTCCGAAGCTGTTGGTTTTACGAAAATCAGCGGTTTGGAAGCTTCCCGGGAAACTGTTGAAATGAGAACAGGTGACGACCCTACTGGAACTACTCAGGTTATGCCTGGTAGGCCAAAGGGTGCTACTATAACGTGTGAGAGACCCTTCCGTCCGGATAAAAAGGAACTTTTGGAATGGTGGAATGGGGCCAAGGCCAACACTATCGCACGTCAGATGATAACAATATCAATGCTTGACGAAGCGGGTAACCCTGTCGACATTGGTGTGTTTCGTCTTGCCGAAGCGTTTCCGACAAGTTGGAAACCATCGGATCTTGACGCTATGGGAAGCGGCGCCGCCATGGAGACGCTTACCATCCAGTGCCAGCAGGTATTGTTGCCTGGCGACACTAGCGGAGGAGAGTAA
- a CDS encoding phage tail sheath family protein: MAQVLSTPGVYVEEKSAFSTSVVPVATAMPAFLGYTEKAARGSKSLLNVPTKISSLSEYHQLFGGAPKIKHTIAAGEGGGYTLEVDKATDFKLYNSLRLFYANGGGSCYIVSLGDYSSEVKSADFTGEETAGGLQALLREPEPTMLLAPDSLLLAEEDFNSLQQQFLMHCGKDTKSRVALLEVFGGDQPRTMDDEDVIKKFRNGIGTNFLDFGATYYPWLNTTIVKSDELDFTNLANPDGLVSILTANVTAAVEAGKLDESKSAAMQEIFQQLTSDDANVKNLHNTLLAISPLYKQVLSDIRHSVNVMAPAAAMAGVYSMVDKVSGIQKAPANVSLGAVVSPTVNITSKMQEDLNLPLDGKAVNAIRPFPGKGVLVWGARTLDGNSQDWRYVNVRRTLLFIEQTIKNGAERFVFEPNTPSTWNSVTSTIANALNKFWTSGILTGNSTTEAFSVQVGLGSTMTATDILDGIMRITVKVAIARPAEFIVITFQQQMAGADAAGGSEGGEE, translated from the coding sequence ATGGCGCAAGTATTATCAACACCAGGCGTTTATGTGGAAGAGAAGAGTGCGTTTTCGACCTCTGTTGTTCCCGTGGCGACTGCAATGCCGGCGTTTTTGGGGTACACCGAAAAAGCCGCTCGGGGGAGCAAGTCCCTCTTGAATGTTCCCACAAAAATTTCGTCCCTTAGCGAGTATCACCAACTGTTCGGTGGCGCTCCTAAAATCAAGCACACGATCGCTGCGGGCGAAGGCGGAGGTTACACCCTAGAGGTGGACAAAGCGACTGACTTTAAGCTTTACAACAGTTTGAGGTTGTTTTACGCCAACGGTGGCGGTTCCTGCTACATTGTTTCTTTGGGTGATTATTCTTCTGAGGTGAAGTCCGCTGACTTTACTGGCGAAGAGACTGCTGGCGGTTTGCAGGCATTGCTCCGCGAGCCTGAGCCGACGATGCTTTTGGCTCCGGATTCATTGCTTTTGGCCGAGGAGGATTTCAATTCCCTTCAGCAGCAATTCCTGATGCACTGTGGCAAAGACACGAAAAGCAGAGTGGCCTTGCTGGAGGTTTTCGGTGGTGACCAGCCTCGCACAATGGACGACGAGGACGTTATCAAGAAGTTCCGTAATGGAATAGGCACGAACTTCCTCGATTTTGGAGCGACTTACTATCCATGGTTGAATACCACGATTGTAAAGTCGGATGAGTTGGATTTTACCAATTTGGCGAACCCTGACGGGTTGGTGTCGATTTTGACTGCGAATGTTACAGCCGCTGTAGAGGCGGGTAAGCTTGATGAAAGCAAGTCAGCCGCGATGCAGGAAATTTTCCAGCAGTTGACTAGCGATGACGCTAACGTGAAGAATCTTCACAACACGCTTTTGGCGATTTCCCCACTGTACAAGCAAGTTCTTAGCGACATTCGTCACTCCGTGAACGTTATGGCCCCAGCGGCTGCGATGGCCGGTGTTTACTCTATGGTTGACAAGGTGTCTGGAATCCAGAAGGCTCCAGCAAATGTTAGCCTCGGAGCTGTTGTTTCTCCTACGGTTAACATCACCAGCAAGATGCAGGAGGACCTGAACTTGCCGTTGGATGGTAAAGCCGTAAACGCTATCAGGCCGTTCCCTGGCAAAGGTGTTTTGGTATGGGGAGCTCGTACTTTGGACGGTAACAGCCAAGACTGGCGCTATGTTAACGTACGTCGGACTTTGCTTTTCATTGAGCAGACGATCAAGAACGGAGCCGAGAGATTCGTGTTTGAACCAAACACTCCGTCTACTTGGAACAGCGTAACCTCTACTATCGCCAATGCCCTTAACAAGTTCTGGACTTCTGGAATTTTGACAGGCAATTCCACTACGGAAGCGTTTAGTGTGCAGGTTGGCCTCGGTTCTACGATGACCGCCACGGATATTCTTGACGGAATAATGAGAATAACCGTGAAGGTAGCTATCGCAAGACCTGCTGAGTTTATCGTGATCACCTTCCAGCAGCAAATGGCTGGCGCTGATGCGGCGGGTGGCAGTGAAGGTGGTGAAGAGTAA
- a CDS encoding DUF4255 domain-containing protein, producing MIHNVVPVIAGELNNYLANNFDFEEAKVIVSNLVNQDGGVAFEGTNKLVCTLVNIEEDQSSRASRSGHMQIGNAYGESRPYINLNLKVLFSAHFSGKNYPESLKIISYVISFFQRKSVFTPNNTPRLTKNAERLSFDMVTLEMNEISHLWGMMGAKYVPSVLYKVQMLSFRDNMIYDEIPGVTGFEITGLSEKN from the coding sequence ATGATTCACAATGTAGTTCCGGTGATTGCGGGCGAGTTAAACAACTACCTCGCAAACAATTTTGACTTCGAGGAGGCGAAAGTTATTGTTTCGAATCTTGTGAACCAAGACGGCGGAGTGGCTTTTGAAGGGACAAATAAACTGGTTTGCACTTTGGTTAATATCGAAGAGGACCAATCCTCAAGGGCGTCCCGTTCTGGACACATGCAGATCGGTAATGCTTACGGAGAAAGTCGCCCGTATATTAACCTGAATTTGAAAGTATTATTCTCGGCTCATTTTTCGGGAAAGAACTATCCTGAATCATTGAAGATAATCTCCTATGTAATCTCTTTTTTCCAAAGGAAATCTGTTTTCACCCCGAACAATACCCCGCGACTTACGAAGAATGCTGAGCGTTTGTCATTCGATATGGTAACTCTTGAAATGAACGAAATAAGTCATTTATGGGGAATGATGGGGGCTAAATATGTGCCGTCTGTTTTGTATAAAGTTCAGATGTTGAGCTTCAGAGACAATATGATCTATGATGAAATTCCGGGAGTTACTGGATTCGAGATCACAGGGCTATCAGAAAAGAACTAA
- a CDS encoding adhesin yields MAILNRKTLKNFFRKGQLPSEVHFASLIESTVNKVDDGFAKSLEDGLQLSPQGSSSNLLSFFRSIRDKGPKWNLAINPSKDAEGLSINDLGKMESALFLKEGGGIGIRTIAPKYDLDVNGWVGMKGRTGTYLQGEVPADGRWHPILVNMDRCVAFEIVARVGAGEGRGKYALAHIVALCAFGKSKSKVNINQSYFGWFMNRIKARWVGDVKDFSLELGTASHYGLKKNGDPFKIKYRVTQIWDDRV; encoded by the coding sequence ATGGCGATCTTGAACAGAAAGACGCTTAAGAATTTCTTCCGCAAAGGGCAATTGCCTTCGGAAGTACATTTTGCCAGCCTAATCGAATCGACTGTTAATAAAGTTGACGACGGTTTTGCGAAAAGTCTGGAGGATGGCTTACAGCTTTCTCCCCAAGGTTCTTCGTCCAATTTGTTGAGCTTCTTTCGCAGTATCAGAGATAAAGGCCCAAAATGGAATTTGGCGATTAATCCCAGTAAAGATGCCGAAGGGTTAAGCATTAACGATTTGGGGAAAATGGAAAGCGCCCTGTTTTTGAAAGAGGGCGGTGGAATTGGAATTAGGACAATCGCTCCCAAATATGACCTGGACGTAAACGGCTGGGTTGGCATGAAAGGGCGAACGGGCACATACCTGCAAGGCGAAGTTCCGGCAGATGGGCGTTGGCATCCGATTTTGGTGAATATGGACCGTTGCGTCGCTTTTGAGATTGTGGCCCGAGTTGGCGCTGGAGAAGGAAGGGGGAAATACGCTTTGGCTCATATTGTCGCTTTGTGTGCTTTTGGGAAGTCAAAGAGCAAAGTGAATATCAACCAGTCATATTTCGGCTGGTTTATGAACCGGATAAAAGCGCGTTGGGTAGGGGACGTGAAGGATTTCTCTCTAGAATTGGGGACCGCTTCCCACTATGGATTGAAAAAGAACGGAGATCCGTTTAAAATAAAATATCGAGTTACCCAGATTTGGGACGATAGGGTTTGA
- a CDS encoding GPW/gp25 family protein — translation MDESVEKSSFLGTGWSFPPSFDKARDTVKMVSEEKDIEQSLALILGTVPGERAMNPEFGCDLKSMSFASIDSHTLNTIKDIVKRAILRFEPRVTLNEVVVDASEYIDGVIRVNLFYTIRKINVRTNMVYPFYLEEGTNIKLDY, via the coding sequence ATGGACGAATCGGTCGAAAAATCCTCGTTTTTAGGAACGGGTTGGTCTTTTCCCCCTTCGTTTGATAAGGCGCGGGATACCGTGAAAATGGTTTCCGAGGAAAAGGATATCGAGCAAAGCTTGGCCCTGATTTTGGGGACTGTTCCTGGCGAGAGGGCCATGAACCCCGAATTCGGATGCGATTTGAAATCTATGAGTTTCGCTTCAATTGACAGCCATACGCTAAACACTATCAAAGATATTGTCAAACGTGCGATTTTGCGTTTTGAGCCTCGTGTTACACTTAACGAGGTGGTGGTGGACGCTTCGGAATATATCGACGGAGTTATTCGGGTGAACCTGTTTTACACTATCCGGAAAATTAATGTCCGGACCAATATGGTTTATCCTTTCTATCTGGAAGAAGGAACGAATATCAAACTTGATTATTAA
- a CDS encoding PAAR domain-containing protein → MGQPAARMFDMHTCPQQDTYGPVVVPHVGVILMGPGAMTVTVGKLPAAVMGDIALCVSPSPNSVLKGSGQVFLCKRPAVRQGDSTAHGGVVSSGCPTVEMGG, encoded by the coding sequence ATGGGACAACCAGCAGCCAGAATGTTTGATATGCACACCTGCCCGCAACAGGATACATACGGGCCGGTAGTAGTGCCTCATGTTGGTGTAATTTTGATGGGCCCCGGGGCCATGACGGTCACGGTAGGGAAATTACCGGCGGCCGTAATGGGAGATATTGCTCTATGTGTTTCCCCTAGTCCGAATTCGGTGCTTAAAGGGTCGGGACAAGTGTTTTTATGCAAACGCCCTGCGGTTCGCCAAGGCGATTCTACAGCCCACGGGGGCGTAGTGTCTTCTGGTTGCCCTACAGTGGAAATGGGAGGCTAG
- a CDS encoding helix-turn-helix domain-containing protein, translating to MRFLNLSSSTVNRLETLVRKSENYRVRQRAQAMLFSAKGYQRSQISDLLSVTTETVSSWFDQIEENEDWDLKDLPGRGRKPIIGEDNSKKI from the coding sequence ATGCGTTTTTTGAACCTATCATCATCGACCGTCAACCGTTTAGAAACTCTTGTCAGAAAGAGTGAGAATTATCGGGTAAGGCAAAGAGCCCAAGCCATGCTTTTTAGTGCCAAGGGGTATCAACGATCCCAGATCAGCGATCTGTTGAGTGTCACAACGGAAACCGTATCGTCTTGGTTCGATCAAATTGAGGAGAATGAAGACTGGGACCTTAAAGACCTTCCGGGGCGTGGGCGGAAACCTATAATTGGGGAGGATAACTCCAAAAAAATTTGA
- a CDS encoding IS630 family transposase, with protein sequence MDKNVPRSLCQVVQWAQENCSVTASRAVLSRLLRFAGYSYKRMRVSCSHKRDKVLFDFFKTEIQELKKMEDEGEIDLYSFDEMGVNLSPVVPYGWQKVGKTHRLSSMPSSNHTVVGFVNRKCDFHGFRVDGAATAETTVACINDFVDQIEKKTVVLIDNASIHKAIFVREKMVEWAGKGLFLQFIPAYSPELNFIERLWLEFKHRWLSKPNYFDSIEELTKAIDDVIRGIGTKYRINFE encoded by the coding sequence GTGGATAAGAATGTCCCACGAAGCCTTTGTCAAGTGGTGCAATGGGCTCAAGAGAACTGTTCCGTTACCGCATCCCGCGCGGTCCTGTCCCGATTATTAAGGTTTGCCGGATACAGCTACAAAAGAATGCGGGTCAGCTGTTCCCACAAACGGGACAAGGTGCTGTTTGATTTCTTTAAAACGGAGATACAGGAGCTTAAGAAGATGGAAGATGAAGGTGAAATAGATTTGTATTCGTTTGACGAAATGGGAGTGAACCTGTCACCGGTCGTTCCTTATGGATGGCAAAAGGTTGGAAAAACACACCGACTATCCAGTATGCCCAGCAGCAACCATACGGTTGTCGGTTTTGTGAATCGGAAATGCGATTTCCACGGATTCAGAGTTGACGGCGCGGCAACGGCTGAAACCACCGTCGCATGCATTAATGATTTTGTCGATCAAATAGAAAAGAAAACAGTTGTCCTAATCGATAATGCAAGCATCCACAAAGCGATATTCGTCAGAGAGAAAATGGTTGAATGGGCAGGCAAAGGCTTGTTCCTTCAGTTTATACCGGCATATTCTCCCGAGCTAAATTTCATCGAGAGGCTTTGGCTCGAATTCAAGCATCGATGGCTTTCAAAGCCGAACTATTTTGATTCAATAGAAGAGCTGACAAAAGCCATCGATGATGTCATTAGAGGGATTGGGACAAAGTATCGAATTAATTTTGAATGA
- the vgrG gene encoding type VI secretion system tip protein VgrG: protein MGAPGQTTYTEVDGLTVKVAVNKQELDESYQLESLQVDRQLSKLTTAKIILVDGKTQDEDFLMSSDDTFEVGGAVTVSAGYQNTADTIFDGIITGHRIKTRKTGGKVSSQLVLHCRLKSTVLVNGRKNITYPEMKDSDVMMDILSAHGLKGQIDATSTKHPSITQHNVSDWDFIRKRAWMNGLVVEDDETGIIITAPSFEAEEGKVLDYGMNIIGFDVEIDSVHQVDSVEGASWDPKQMAPVKATGTDPGYSFPGELDASSLAEVSDDEGTGFASSYYAESGEVKAWSDAMFAFSRMAAVVGRISFPGDSTFEVNTAVTLSGFGDRFNGPVFISGVKHVVRGGQWITELALGDINPMIGQSHPSLEDPYVLVPGVSGLHMGKVKKLASDPLGQSRLLIDCPAVDPDGEGVWSRLATFYASSSHGAQFIPEVGDEVVLGFVGDDPRFPIILGSLYGKKNAPPFSISAQNAQKGFVTPKDFKVVVDEQSKKLTAETPGGNVVELDDMMKQMELTDPNGNSVKLSKEGVTITSAKDVTIDASKGKLTFSCMSDVSVSTEIGDVSLDGMNIKQSAKLQWQAESSAIGELKATGPLTIEGAVVSIN, encoded by the coding sequence ATGGGAGCTCCAGGACAGACTACGTATACGGAAGTTGATGGATTAACGGTAAAAGTTGCCGTAAACAAGCAGGAACTTGACGAAAGTTATCAGTTGGAATCCTTGCAAGTGGATAGGCAATTGAGCAAGCTCACCACCGCAAAGATTATCTTGGTGGACGGAAAGACCCAGGATGAGGATTTTCTAATGAGTTCCGATGATACTTTTGAAGTCGGTGGAGCGGTAACCGTGAGTGCCGGTTATCAAAATACCGCCGATACCATTTTTGATGGAATCATTACGGGGCACAGAATCAAGACACGGAAAACCGGCGGAAAGGTAAGCTCGCAATTAGTGTTGCATTGCAGGCTTAAATCAACGGTGTTGGTCAATGGACGGAAGAATATAACTTATCCGGAAATGAAGGATAGCGACGTGATGATGGATATTCTTTCCGCTCACGGTTTAAAAGGCCAAATAGACGCGACGTCGACAAAGCATCCGAGTATAACGCAGCACAATGTGTCGGATTGGGATTTTATCAGAAAACGGGCTTGGATGAACGGTTTGGTTGTGGAGGATGATGAAACGGGAATTATCATTACCGCGCCGTCCTTTGAGGCGGAAGAAGGAAAGGTTCTGGATTATGGAATGAATATAATCGGTTTTGACGTCGAAATTGATTCTGTTCATCAAGTCGATTCCGTTGAAGGAGCGTCTTGGGACCCAAAACAGATGGCGCCGGTTAAGGCTACCGGAACGGATCCGGGGTACAGTTTTCCGGGTGAGCTCGACGCTTCGTCGTTAGCCGAAGTCTCCGATGATGAGGGTACGGGCTTTGCTTCCTCTTATTATGCGGAAAGTGGAGAGGTGAAAGCGTGGTCTGACGCGATGTTTGCTTTTTCGAGAATGGCGGCCGTGGTGGGTAGAATAAGCTTTCCCGGCGATTCGACCTTTGAAGTGAATACGGCGGTTACGCTAAGCGGCTTTGGCGACAGGTTCAATGGCCCGGTATTTATTAGCGGTGTAAAACATGTGGTTCGTGGCGGTCAATGGATTACGGAATTGGCCTTGGGCGATATAAATCCAATGATAGGGCAGTCGCATCCGTCTTTGGAAGATCCTTACGTGTTGGTTCCCGGTGTTTCGGGTTTGCATATGGGTAAGGTTAAGAAACTGGCTTCCGACCCTTTGGGGCAGAGTCGTTTGTTGATCGATTGTCCGGCGGTAGATCCGGACGGGGAGGGGGTCTGGTCAAGGTTGGCTACTTTTTACGCTTCCAGTAGCCATGGAGCCCAGTTTATCCCAGAAGTGGGGGACGAGGTAGTTTTAGGATTTGTCGGGGATGATCCGCGTTTTCCTATTATTCTCGGTTCGCTTTATGGAAAAAAGAACGCTCCGCCATTCTCAATAAGTGCTCAAAATGCGCAAAAGGGATTCGTGACTCCAAAAGACTTTAAGGTAGTAGTGGATGAACAGTCCAAAAAGTTGACTGCGGAGACTCCGGGGGGAAATGTCGTTGAGCTTGACGATATGATGAAGCAAATGGAATTGACCGATCCGAATGGTAATAGTGTGAAGCTTTCTAAAGAAGGGGTGACGATTACTAGTGCCAAGGACGTGACGATTGATGCGTCTAAAGGAAAATTGACTTTTTCTTGTATGAGCGATGTTAGCGTAAGTACGGAAATCGGTGATGTTTCTTTGGATGGGATGAATATAAAACAAAGCGCAAAGCTACAGTGGCAGGCCGAAAGTTCTGCTATTGGTGAGCTAAAAGCGACTGGGCCTTTGACTATTGAGGGCGCGGTGGTCAGCATCAATTAA
- a CDS encoding ATP-binding protein, translated as MEVNPNVRTLEAELRWFSAVLDTRMKLYFGEGCEYRDVEDVPAPNLERDPSIYAQIINGFKFSRAERLILLLGLVPHVMPQMLDVFFTKNKLYDRAYTEFGGAPTTYFQGFLPTGETAAFLVSGSNLAKRTRVLTFFEDEHPFNKYNILKLDNNQQQDNPETPLSGMLRITEEYLSYLITGKPFKPNYTSKFPAIRISTKLSWDDLVFDDHVFNEIQQIIMWLENRPKIMEEWGLSKFIKPGYRALFYGPPGTGKTLTASLIGKYTNREVYRIDLSQVISKYIGDTEKNLATIFDTAEHKDWILFFDEADALFGKRAQQSGSSGFSEQHLNQQVAYLLQRIEDYDGVVVLASNLKDNIDPAFQRRFQSMVYFAKPEVEQRHKLWTSAFKGLRLDSGIDFMEVATRYDLAGGAIINVLRYCALMATMNKDGMVTLKTLLNGIKKEYIKEGIAVE; from the coding sequence ATGGAGGTAAATCCGAATGTCCGTACCTTAGAGGCGGAACTTCGCTGGTTTAGCGCAGTGCTTGACACGCGTATGAAGCTGTATTTTGGCGAAGGTTGTGAATATCGGGATGTGGAGGACGTTCCGGCTCCTAACCTTGAGCGGGATCCGTCCATTTATGCGCAAATAATCAATGGTTTCAAATTCAGCAGAGCGGAAAGGCTTATTCTTTTATTGGGGTTGGTTCCTCATGTAATGCCTCAAATGCTCGACGTGTTTTTCACCAAAAATAAACTCTACGATAGAGCTTATACTGAGTTTGGAGGTGCCCCGACCACATATTTCCAAGGCTTTTTGCCTACAGGGGAAACGGCCGCATTTCTTGTTTCAGGAAGTAACTTGGCGAAAAGAACCAGAGTTTTAACCTTTTTTGAGGATGAACACCCTTTTAATAAATACAATATTCTAAAACTGGATAATAACCAGCAACAAGATAATCCGGAAACGCCTTTAAGCGGTATGTTGCGGATTACCGAAGAATACTTGAGTTATCTGATTACGGGTAAACCTTTTAAACCGAATTATACCAGTAAATTCCCCGCTATCCGGATTTCCACAAAGCTCTCGTGGGATGATTTGGTTTTTGATGACCATGTATTTAACGAAATCCAGCAGATAATAATGTGGTTGGAAAACCGCCCCAAGATTATGGAGGAATGGGGGCTTTCCAAATTTATAAAACCAGGTTACAGAGCGCTGTTTTACGGACCTCCGGGCACAGGTAAAACACTTACGGCCAGCTTAATCGGTAAGTATACGAACAGGGAGGTTTATCGCATCGATTTATCACAAGTTATATCAAAGTATATAGGTGATACGGAAAAAAACTTGGCGACTATTTTTGATACAGCGGAGCATAAAGACTGGATCCTGTTTTTTGACGAAGCAGACGCGTTGTTCGGAAAACGGGCGCAACAAAGCGGAAGTTCCGGTTTTAGCGAACAGCATCTTAACCAGCAGGTGGCTTATCTCTTGCAGAGAATAGAAGATTATGACGGAGTTGTCGTTTTGGCTTCAAACCTTAAAGATAATATCGACCCGGCGTTTCAACGTAGGTTTCAGTCGATGGTATATTTCGCCAAACCGGAAGTGGAACAAAGGCATAAACTCTGGACTAGCGCTTTCAAAGGTTTAAGGCTTGATAGCGGAATTGATTTTATGGAAGTCGCCACGCGTTATGATTTGGCCGGAGGAGCGATAATAAACGTATTGAGATATTGCGCCTTAATGGCTACCATGAACAAGGACGGTATGGTGACTTTGAAAACACTTTTAAACGGTATAAAGAAAGAGTATATAAAAGAAGGTATAGCGGTGGAATGA